ttgtattgactttattttaacgtatgtgacaggttgatggaTTATGTGCTGCAAATGGATAGGAATTCTAGAAACTCACCAAATAAAATCTAGTTGTCAGATCTATTTTTGTTTGAGAGATTTTGATATCTGTTATGACTATTTGTATATTATTTGTTTGATAGTATGAGATATTAAACGTATTAAAAATATTGTCAcaaaatagttgttatggattctcttgagcaatctgattcgcctagtgtcgtgccccgatgattccgccatcggttggggtgtgacagattgttatcagagccataactatagggaattaggttgaGTCATGTAGAacagacctagtctatagtctaagtaccccAAAACAGACCCTTCGTACGAATCCACTTGGGGCTTCGTATGAACCCACATATTGTTGTATCTCTTGTTCGAATGTGAATGTTGTACCTTCGAATGAACTCAAAACAATGCACCTTCGTATGAACTCAATAGCTTCATACGAAGAACCTTTCCTAAGGTTGAAAATCTAttttgcctttcctaaggctaacacaacgCACACGTTGGACGATACTCGTATAACACCACCGAGTGATTGTgttgagattaggtgtgaaaaccaagaactcttgATAAGATCAATCACCCCGCGTATTACTCTCAGCATGAGAACTCCcgttgagttaggagtgatatccatatCTCAACAGGAATCTCCCTTTATATCTCGTGGTTGTTTCAACCACAACTCAGAgcgaagttgttaagttaggggtgaaacccgcatcttaataACACGTTCCACTCCCTACTTTGATTTTCAAAGATCTCACCAAAGTCTCAACTGTTCCAATGAGCCGAGTCACGTAGTAACTGAAAGGATGCATGTCGTTCACTGTGTTACAGTGAGAGcatagtctattaggccaaagcgtgtACTCAAACTTGTTGTGAATGGTTGAATCACTtagggtagtcgatgtctaacacCCAGGACACTCTATTTATTTACTAGCCTGCAATCGCCAATTTTACGCATCATCGATTTTATTATGTTTATGTGTTTTAGGTTGTGAGAGTTAAACTCTAAGCTTACTGGTTTTGATTTATCACTTTCCACCTTACAAAACGCGCACAACTCGCACAACTATCGTAACCTAAAACGCTAACTAACTGTAAACACACTAATGAATCTCGTACTCTTcgctatgctactcgctatcTCTCGCAACTCTCGCACGTGCTACGCGTCCTTGAAATGTAGGTGCATACGCGCAAAATATgaaggtgaatacgtgcaaaatatgtaggtaaatacgtgcaaaatatgtgtTTAAGTGAATTATGTGCTCATGCATGCTTATGTGTATACGTGCTTACGTAAATTATGTGTATACGTGAATATGTGCttacgtgttcctgagctttacctgaatgataatgataataataaagtatgttgtatctgctgcagaactCACACTTGACAATGTCTTCCTTTGGCTCTCATACTCGCCGAACTGTTCAGAGGAACAATGCTGATAAACGAATCGCCTCTCTCGTGGCCAAGGTGATCCCCCAGATCGTCATTGAATCAATGCTACCAGCAGCACATCTTCGGTGGATTCTAAGAATGACTCTCCGAAAGCTTCattcagctttaaacagttcaaaGCATGTGGTCCTACAAACTTTACTGGGGAAGATGGACCCAGTGcaatgtttcaatggtttgatgcGATCGAAGTTACCTTTCGTCAAAgcggatgtcctgaaaatctccgcatTGTTAACGCCACTGGAGTCTTTCAGTCAAGGGCACTtgattggtggaccgccgaacgtaACAGGcgtggaaatgatgcagcttatggtcTCACATGGGAGGAGCTCAGGGAGCtcatgatgaaggaattttgtcctccCCACGAAGTCAAGAAGCTAGAGAATGAATTCTGGAACATCAAGCAAGATGGAGGTGATAACGCGGGTCTCACCGCTCGTTTCAAACAGTTGAGCATTATTTGTCCAAGCCAGGGGGACACACCTGATAAGACTATCAAGAAATATATTCAAGCTCCTCCTGATTGTTTAGCTGATTTTATCCAAGCTGTGAGACCTGAAATGATTGAGGAAACTTATCAGCTTGcagctgagatcaacgacaagcgagtcttGGCTGGTGCTTTCAAAACCTCATCCAAAAGTCTCAATCAGGTTACTACAACTCCCAGAACCGACCCTACAGCATCTCAAGCTTGAAAGCCCAGTCGTCAGAATCGCAAGCGAAGGAAATCGAGCAAGAACAACGCGGTAGTCACAGCACCGCCCAACAACCAGAATCGTCAAGTTGCTACTACCAACGCACCGCCTGCTAAGCGTGCGTATACTGGTACTCACCCACTGTGTCCTACTTGCATTTATCATCACCCAGTAGGAGTGAACTGCCGGTTCTATGTAAACTGCAATCTCTATGGGAACTTTACAGCTCACTGCCGCTCAAGCCCCCGTCGGCAAGCTCCTCCAGCTCCTCCAGCACCGCCAGCTCAACCTCTCGCTCCTCAGGTTAACCCAGCAGCTTCTGCACAGGTTGCTAATGCACGTGCTTGCTACACGTGCGGTGACCCAAATCATTTTGCTAACGTCTGCCCGCACTGTGTTGTGAAGCAAGAACCGCAGCagcaaccaccaccacaacagcAACCACAACAGTAGCAGCAGCCACAGCAAGCAGCCCGCGgaagaaccttcaacatcaatgtccgccaggctcagactgacaacaatgttgtaaatggtatgttccttgttaacggtatttatgcttcatgcttgtttgatactggagccgataactgttttgtatcatTTGAATTCAAAAAGCTTCTAAAACATAAACGCGCTAACCTCCCAACGATGTTCGACGTAGAAGTTTCCACCGGAAGAACCGTTATCGTCAGTTctattcttcgtgattgtactctcgaactcaacaatcacatctttccgatcgatctcatacctatgcaaCTAGGTAgctttgacgtcatagtaggaatggattttcttcgtgagaaTCGTGTCGAAGTTGTttgtttcgaaaagatgattcgtttCTCTCTTTCAAACGGTGATCAGCTATGTGTCTACGGTGAAGTACTCTCAAATGATTTGAAGctcatgtcgtgtattcaagcgaGCAAGTACTTACGCAAGGAGTACACTGCTTTTCTAGCCCATATCGTAGTACCAGTGAAGAAGGAGAAAACTGTGAAAGACGTTCCCTTGGTTTGTGATTTTCCTAACGTTTTTCCTGACGATTTACCTAGTTTACCTCCTACTCGAGATATcgattttcgtattgatcttATTCCTGGTGCTACACCTGTTGCAAAAGCTCCCTATCGCCTTGCTCCATCTGAAATGCGCGAGCTGTCCAACCAACTctaggaattgcttgataaaggctttgtACACCCTAGCACATCACCATGGGGCGCACCTgtccttttcgtgaaaaagaaggatggattgtttcgaatgtgcatcgattatagggaactcaacaagcttactatcaagaaccGCTACCCGCTACCCcaaatcgacgacttatttgatcaaatTCAAGGcactacgtgtttctcgaagatcgatttgcgttcTGGTCATCATCATTTGCGTATACAAGAGCAAGACATTCcgaaaaccgcttttcgtactcgttATGGtcctacgaatttgttgtcatgcctttcggtctcacaaatgcacccgcggccttcatggacttgatgaaccgtgtgtgcaaacccTTTTTGGATCGTTTCGTTATTGTGTTTATCAATGATATCCTTATCAGCTCGAAGTCGAGAGCCAAACATGCGCAACATCTTCATTTAGTTCTCGAACTTCTTCAAGGAAATcgcctctacgccaagttctccaagtgtgaattttggctcgagGAGGTTCAATTCTTCAGTCACATCCTTAACAATCaaggaattcacgtcgaccccgcgaatattgaagcagttaagagttggattacgccaaagTCTCCATCTGAAATCCGTTCATTCCTTGGATTGGCGAGCTATTACCGTCGATTTATTgctgacttttcaaaaatcgccgtACCTCTCACCTCCCTAACTCAGAAggacaaaccttttgtttggggttcCAAACAGGAGGAACCCTTTCAAACACTCAAGCGTATGCTTTGCACCACTCCTGTCCTCACTCTTCCCGATGGAAACGACGATTTCTTTGTTGACTGCGATGCCTCTAACCTAGgacttggttgtgttcttatgcaacaaGACAAGGTTATCACGTATGCGTCTCGACAACTCCaggtccacgagaagaactaaATTGCCCATGATCTCGAACTCGAtacagttgtttttgcgttgaagatatggcgacactgtctttatggtacaaagtgtacggtcttcaccgaccataagatcctacaacatatcttgaaccagaaagaactgaacatgcgccaacgcagatgggttgaacttctcaacgactatgattgcgagatacactaccatccaggcaaggctaacGTTGTAACCGATGCCCTCAGTCGACAAAGATATGTATATAGTGTTCGTAACGCTCAAGCCCAGAATGATCTCAAAGCCCTAATTCGCGATGCCCAACATGCATGCTTCATTGAGAATACCTTGAAAGAGGAAATGAAGTGTGGTGCTGAAACTCAGCTAGTGACTAAATCGAACGGTATTTATCACTATCTCGACCGCATCTGGATTCCTAGTCGCAATAACCTTCGGGAGATATTGCTGACtaaagcccacaaatcccgatattccattcaccccggtgccgacaagatgtaccaggacctccgtTCTAGGTATTGGTGGTCGGGCATGAAAAAGGATATCGCtttgtacgtttcaaaatgcctaacttgctCGAAGGTTAAGGTCGAACATCAGCGACTCTCCGGCTTACTTGAACAACCCGAAATCctgatgtggaaatgggaaagtaTCGGTATGGACTTTATTACGAAACTCCCTCGAACGCCTTCtggtcacgatagcatttgggttatcgttgattGTCTTACGAAATCTGCCCACTTCATCCTAATACGATAAGACTTTAAGGTTGAACGATTAGCACGAATCTATACCGACGAAGTCATTTGTCGACacgggacgcctcgtgacatcatctctgaccgcgatggtcgttCACCTCACGTCTCTGGGAGACTTTCAGTCCGCTCTCGGTACGACTCTTAATCttagtaccgcattccatccccagaccgacggtcagactgagcgcacgattcgcacccttgaagacatgcttcgtttgtgcgttatagattttggtggtaattgggattcacatttacctttagtagaattctcatacaataacagttatcatgcaagTACTCAAATGGAaccctttgaggcattatatggtagaaaatgtcgatcgcctattatGTGACACGAGATCGGTGACGCACAAATCACCGGTCCTGAGTTAATACTAGAAATGACTGACAAGATTCTCCAAATAAGGGACAACCTCTTGAAAGCTCGGAGTTGTCAAAAGAGCTAAGCCGATAAACGCCGCAAGCCCCTAGAGTtcgaagttggtgatcacgtactcttaaaggtttcaccttggaatgGGGTTAtccgatttggaaagaaagggaaactcgtgCCACGAGATCGGTGACGTACTCTTAAAGGTTTCACGTACTCTAGGTTGTCGGGTCTGTTTTTATTTGAGAGATATTGATATCTGTTATGACTATTTGTGGATTATTTGTTTGATAGTATGGGATATTAAACGTATTAAAAATATTGTCAcaaaatagttgttatggattctatTGAGCAATCTaattcgcctagtgtcgcgcgccgatgattccgccatcggttggggtgtgacaaaagcgGTGTACTCCTTTCGTAAGTACTTACTCGCATGAATACACGACTTAAGCTTCACTTCTTTCGAGAGTACTTCACCGTAGGTACATAATTGATCACCGTAGAGAGaaacgaatcatcttttcgaaacaaACAACTTCGGCACGAttctcacgaagaaaatccatgcctactatgacgtcgaaagtACCAAGTTGCATAGGGATGAGATCGATCggaaagacgtgattgttgagttcaagattACAATCACGGAGAATGGAACTAATGGTAATGGTTCTTTCGGTGGCAACTTCTACGTCGAAGGTCGTTGGGGGGTTAGCGCGTTTACGTTTTAGAAGTTTTTtgaattcaaacgatacaaaacagttatcggctccagtatcaaacaagcaagaagcataaataccattgacaaggaacgtaccattgacaacattgTTGTCAGTCTGAGCCTagcggacattgatgttgaaagttcttcCGCGGGCTGCTGCTGATGttgctgtggttgctgctgttgttgttgttgttgttgctgtggtggctcttgtttcacaacacgGTGTGGGCAGACAATTGCAAAGTGGTTTGGGTCACCACAAGTGTAGCAGACATGTGCATTAGCAGCTTGTGTTGGAAGAGCCTGGTTGACTTGAGGAGCAAGAGGTTGAGCTGGCGGTGCTGGCAGAGCTTGAAGAGCTTGCTGACGAGGGCCTGAGCGGCAGTGAGCTGTGAAGTGCCCATAGAGATTGCAATTGATACAGAAACGGCAGTTGGCCCCGGTTGGATGATGATAATACAGGTAGGGCACAGAGGGT
The sequence above is drawn from the Helianthus annuus cultivar XRQ/B chromosome 12, HanXRQr2.0-SUNRISE, whole genome shotgun sequence genome and encodes:
- the LOC110893495 gene encoding uncharacterized protein LOC110893495, yielding MFQWFDAIEVTFRQSGCPENLRIVNATGVFQSRALDWWTAERNRRGNDAAYGLTWEELRELMMKEFCPPHEVKKLENEFWNIKQDGGDNAGLTARFKQLSIICPSQGDTPDKTIKKYIQAPPDCLADFIQAVRPEMIEETYQLAAEINDKRVLAAHCRSSPRRQAPPAPPAPPAQPLAPQVNPAASAQVANARACYTCGDPNHFANVCPHCVVKQEPQQQPPPQQQPQQ